In Phragmites australis chromosome 24, lpPhrAust1.1, whole genome shotgun sequence, the following are encoded in one genomic region:
- the LOC133907873 gene encoding small ribosomal subunit protein eS17x-like yields the protein MGRVRTKTVKKTSRQVIEKYYSRMTLDFHTNKKVLEEVSILPSKRLRNKVAGFTTHLMRRIQRGPVRGISLKLQEEERERRMDFVPEKSALEVDEIRVDKETMEMLAALGMAELPGVERQAEVSSAPAYGRPQYGGPRRDRV from the coding sequence ATGGGTCGCGTCCGCACCAAGACCGTGAAGAAGACCTCCAGGCAGGTGATCGAGAAGTATTACTCGCGCATGACGCTCGACTTCCACACCAACAAGAAGGTGCTGGAGGAGGTGTcgatcctcccctccaagcGGCTCCGCAACAAGGTGGCCGGCTTCACCACCCACCTGATGCGCCGCATCCAGCGCGGCCCCGTCCGCGGCATCTCGCTCAAGcttcaggaggaggagcgcgagcGCCGCATGGACTTCGTCCCGGAGAAGTCGGCGCTCGAGGTTGACGAGATCCGCGTCGACAAGGAGACCATGGAGATGCTCGCCGCGCTCGGCATGGCCGAGCTCCCCGGCGTCGAGCGTCAGGCCGAGGTCTCATCCGCCCCAGCATATGGCCGCCCGCAGTACGGTGGTCCCCGCCGCGACCGCGTCTAG